Sequence from the Meiothermus sp. CFH 77666 genome:
TGAGGCGGCCAGGAAAGCCGGTTTCGACTACCGCAGGCTGACCCAGGCCCCTGCCGCCGAGGCCGTGCGAGCTTCCCTCAAGGAGGCACGCGCAGCCTGGATCAAGGCCAGTCCCCTCTACGAGAGCGTGGAGGGGATTGTGGCGGGGGTGGAACTGCTCGCCGAGTTCGACCTCAACCTCGACGCCGGGGCTTCCCAGGCCGAAGGTAGCGATGCGGTGGTGAGCTTCGACCTCGAGCTGCCGGATGGGAGGGTGCTGAAGAAGCCGGGCAACGCTTTCGGATTGGTGGAGGGAAGCCTGTGGGGCACGGAAAGGGCCTTCTCTTCGGGGGTAGCCTTCGACGTCGATGGCGACGGCAGGCTGGGCTTCGGCGACCGGCTGCCCGATGCTCCTCTCCTCAAAGCGGCGGCTGAGAAGCTCGACCAGCTCACCGCCGGGCTCATCGCTGCGGCGAAGACCTGGAAACCCACCGCTCAAGACGTCTTCGGGGCCCTGGCCGCCAACGTGCCCACCGCCGCGCCGGTGTTCTTGGAGCGCTGGAAGACCAGCCGCTTCGTGCTGGGCGACAGGGCCACCCGCCGCGACTTCAACGTGATCTCCTCCTTGAGCGATCTGGTGGACAACATCACCAGCTGGCAGAGGCTCTACGAAGGGGTGTCCCCCCAGGTTCGGGCCAAGGATGCTGCTTTGGATACGCAGATCCTCGAGGGGCTTCGTAACCTCAAGGCCTGGACCCAGCGCCTGCTGGAGCAGGAGAAGAAGCGCCGCTTCACCCCCGAGCAGGCCGAGATCCTCCTCAAAGAAGGCGACGACCGGGCCACCGCCATCACCGGCAAGATCGTGCAGGCCGCGGCCCTTCTGGGCATCAGGGTAGAACAGTGAGAGGCTCAACCCTTCTGATCCCGCTGCTGTGCGCCCTGGCCTCTTTGGCCCTGGCCCAGTCCCCGGTGAAGTCGCACCCGCAGCCCGGCGATGCCGGTACTCCGGCCCAGTCTGGGGAGGCCCTGCGCTCGGCCCTGGCCGAGGCCCAGCTCGAGCTGGTCTTCGACCCGCAGCAGGCGCAACGGCTGCTGCAAAAGGCGGCGGTGGCGCTGGACGAGCTGGAGCGGGCCGGGCTGGAGTTCGACGCCCAGGCCCTCACCCGCTTGCAGCACCTGGCCCGCTCGGGCGACGGGGCAGCCTTCGCCCG
This genomic interval carries:
- a CDS encoding imelysin family protein, coding for MRLWFALVVIALGAAQAQGVETVKSYLLERLAAQKSATSQLVAAAGRYFEAARKAGFDYRRLTQAPAAEAVRASLKEARAAWIKASPLYESVEGIVAGVELLAEFDLNLDAGASQAEGSDAVVSFDLELPDGRVLKKPGNAFGLVEGSLWGTERAFSSGVAFDVDGDGRLGFGDRLPDAPLLKAAAEKLDQLTAGLIAAAKTWKPTAQDVFGALAANVPTAAPVFLERWKTSRFVLGDRATRRDFNVISSLSDLVDNITSWQRLYEGVSPQVRAKDAALDTQILEGLRNLKAWTQRLLEQEKKRRFTPEQAEILLKEGDDRATAITGKIVQAAALLGIRVEQ